A region of Procambarus clarkii isolate CNS0578487 chromosome 22, FALCON_Pclarkii_2.0, whole genome shotgun sequence DNA encodes the following proteins:
- the LOC138367614 gene encoding soluble scavenger receptor cysteine-rich domain-containing protein SSC5D-like has translation MSRSSQDDLSPSPMQDQPDHLRPLEQYSQEDGRYAQETSEVCSTVYCVLPRGTITDPRLTRYPTLASPDTRPSPHTIPDPRLSRYPTLASHDTRPSPLTIPDPRLSRYPTLASHDTRPSLHTIPDPRLSRYPTLASHDTRSSLHTIPDPRLSRYPTIASHDTRPSPLTIPSPLLFSPLTIPDPRLSRYPTLASHDTRPSPHTIPDPRLTRYSTLASHDTRPSPHTIPDPRLSRYPTLASHDTRPSPLTIPDPRLSRYPPLAPHDTRPSFLTIPSPLLSSHDTRPSPLAIPDPLLSRYPTLASHDTRPSPLTIPDPRLSRYPTLASHDTRPKPLTIPDPRLSRYPTLASHDTRPSPLTIPDPSLSRYSTLASHDTRPKPLTIPDPRLSRYPTLASHDTRPKPLTIPDPRLSRYPTLASHDTRPSLHTIPDPRLSRYPTIASHDTLLSSLTIPDPRLSRYPTLVSHDTRPSSLTIPDPRLSRYPTLASHDARPSPLTIPDPRLSRYPTLVSHDTRPSPLTIPDPRLSRYPTLASHDTRPSPLTIPDPRLTRYQTHASHNTRPTSLTTPDPRPSRYPTHAPHDTRLTPLTIPDPRHPVEEVIIPDDLMRLEAPTRWTGKEISTSRDRYRIIQLRAHHSPCYLELFVPNSES, from the exons TGTGTAGCACAGTGTATTGTGTCCTCCCCCGTGGCACGATAACCGACCCTCGCCTCACACGATACCCGACCCTCGCCTCTCCCGATACCCGACCCTCGCCTCACACGATACCCGACCCTCGCCTCTCCCGATACCCGACCCTCGCCTCTCACGATACCCGACCCTCGCCTCTCACGATACCCGACCCTCGCCTCTCACGATACCCGACCCTCGCCTCTCACGATACCCGACCCTCGCTTCACACGATACCCGACCCTCGCCTCTCACGATACCCGACCCTCGCCTCTCACGATACCCGATCCTCGCTTCACACGATACCCGACCCTCGCCTCTCACGATACCCGACCATCGCCTCTCACGATACCCGACCCTCGCCTCTCACGataccctctcctctcctcttctctcctctcacGATACCCGACCCTCGCCTTTCACGATACCCGACCCTCGCCTCTCACGATACCCGACCCTCGCCTCACACGATACCCGACCCTCGCCTCACACGATACTCGACCCTCGCCTCACACGATACCCGACCCTCGCCTCACACGATACCCGACCCTCGCCTCTCACGATACCCGACCCTCGCCTCTCACGATACCCGACCCTCGCCTCTCACGATACCCGACCCTCGCCTCTCACGATACCCGCCCCTCGCCCCTCACGATACCCGACCCTCGTTTCTCACGATaccctctcctcttctctcctctcacGATACCCGACCCTCGCCTCTCGCGATACCCGACCCACTCCTCTCACGATACCCGACCCTCGCCTCTCACGATACCCGACCCTCGCCTCTCACGATACCCGACCCTCGCCTCTCACGATACCCGACCCTCGCCTCTCACGATACCCGACCCAAGCCTCTCACGATACCCGACCCTCGCCTCTCACGATACCCGACCCTCGCCTCTCACGATACCCGACCCTCGCCTCTCACGATACCCGACCCAAGCCTCTCACGATACTCGACCCTCGCCTCTCACGATACCCGACCCAAGCCTCTCACGATACCCGACCCTCGCCTCTCACGATACCCGACCCTCGCCTCTCACGATACCCGACCCAAGCCTCTCACGATACCCGACCCTCGCCTCTCACGATACCCGACCCTCGCCTCTCACGATACCCGACCCTCGCTTCACACGATACCCGACCCTCGCCTCTCACGATACCCGACCATCGCCTCTCACGATACCCTACTCTCGTCTCTCACGATACCCGACCCTCGTCTCTCACGATACCCGACCCTCGTCTCTCACGATACCCGACCCTCGTCTCTCACGATACCCGACCCTCGCCTCTCACGATACCCGACCCTCGCCTCTCACGATGCCCGACCCTCCCCTCTCACGATACCCGACCCTCGTCTCTCACGATACCCGACCCTCGTCTCTCACGATACCCGACCCTCGCCTCTCACGATACCCGACCCTCGCCTCTCACGATACCCGACCCTCGCCTCTCACGATACCCGACCCTCGCCTCTCACGATACCCGACCCACGCCTCACACGATACCAGACCCACGCCTCACACAATACCCGACCCACGTCTCTCACGACACCCGACCCACGCCCCTCACGATACCCGACTCACGCCCCTCACGATACCCGACTCACGCCCCTCACGATACCCGACCCACGA CATCCAGTTGAAGAGGTGATAATTCCTGATGACCTGATGCGTCTTGAGGCGCCGACCCGCTGGACGGGGAAGGAGATCTCCACAAGCAGGGACCGTTATCGCATCatccaactacgggctcaccatagcccgtgctacttggaactttttgttccaaatagcgaatcttaa